The Thalassotalea agarivorans region TGTTTAAAAACAATACTGAAGCGAAAGAAGATGTATGGTTTAGTGAAGTGGTACCGGATGCTGGTATTGATCCTCAAGGACCCGATGATTGGCGCATTGCCACCAAAGGTCAAGAACTCGCGATAGCACCAAGTGAGAAGGCGTGGATTGGCCTCGAATATACTTTCCCAGGAGAATTCTTAGGGGCAAATTGGTGGACGCGATATGATCACAACTATTACGGTGAACAATATCAAGATTGGGGTAGTGCACAGCTTGCAGCTGAAGGACAAGATCCACTTGTGCTAGAGGCATACCAAAATGCAAGTTTCCAGATTGGCGCATGGATAGATAACAGCTGGGAAGTCACTTTCAGTGTATGGAATGTTTGGGATGAACGCGGCGCTAGCTGGATTGATTCCGGCAATGCTTTTACGCTGCAATACTTGAACGACATAGGCACATTAAATGATAACAGATATCAATATATGCCTAACTACATTAGGCCAAGGGAAATTGGCGTAACGTTTAAGTATCACTTCTAATCTTAACTCCCAAGGTAGATGGCCCGCAGTCGAGCAAATTGATTGCCGGCCATCGTTTTTTTTATGTGCAACATGTCGATGATTTAGTCTGTTTTAGCTTACTTTTAGCTGGACATATTCGTTTGTGCTATGCACTCTAGTAGTTTACTTAGCTAAACGCAGACAAGCAAAAAGAGCAGTAATAATGACAAAAATAATAGCAACTTCTGTAGTACGTGGCTCAGAACAGGGACATAGCCACGGTGGTTTGTTTTTAATTGATCTCGAAAACCAAGCGGTTAATCAAAAATTGGATTGGAATAAAATTGACATTGATTGGCAAGGTCGAGGCTGGGACCGTGGTCTGCGAGGTATGGCGATTCACAATGATACGCTTTACGTTGTTGCCAGTGATGAACTGTTTGCCTATGACCCAGACTTCAAGCTGATCAACAGTTGGAAGAATCCTTTCTTAAAGCATTGCCATGAAATTTGTGTCTATCAGGGTAGCCTATTTATAACCTCTACCGGCTTTGACAGTATTTTGGCCTTTGACTTAACAAAACAGGCATTTCATTGGGCACTACATATCAAGACAAATGGTCATCAATTTGCCCCTGTTAGTTTTGATCCATTAGGTGATAAAGGGCCAATGTTACTCAATAAATTGCATATTAATAATGTGCATTGTAATAAAAATGGTATGTACATTAGTGGCTTAAATACAGGAGGCTTACTGCATTTTAGTGGTAAAGAAGTCAATATGAGTGTGACCTTGCCTGCTGGAACGCACAATGCTCAGCCGTTTAAAAACGGCGTGTTGTTTAACGACACTAAAGCAAATGCCGTGCGTTATATCTCACGTAACGAAGAGGAAGACGTAAGTTTTGCGGTACCACAGTTTGATTTGGCAGACCTTACAGCAACAGATCTCGATGCAACGCAAGTAGCAAGAGCTGGTTTTGGCCGAGGCTTATGTATGCTCGATGGCGATATTATTATTGCCGGTAGCTCTCCTTCAACAATCGCGTTGCACGACTTGAATCAAAAAATTACCGGGATGACAGTTACATTAACAAAAGATGTTCGACATGCCATTCATGGATTAGAAATATGGCCTTACTAGACAGTCGTCGCCTTATCTTTGGCGTGATTTTTATCTTGTCTGTGCAGCTTCCGGTATATGCTGCAGATCAATACAAATTGTGGCAAACAGGTGATATACCGCACGAAAAGCCTCACAACGTTAACGAGTATGAAGGCGTCGCGTGGGGAACGAAGGTCGTTTACAAGGTCACTGATCCCACGTTAACTGTGTATCAGGCTGAACGTAACTCGGGCATTATGGTGCTCATTATGCCTGGCGGCGGTTATAGCTTGGAAGCTATCTATCACGAAGGGCAAGATGTTGCTTTAGCACTTAATAAACAAGGCATAAATGCCGCTGTTTTAAAATACCGCATTCCTAATCCAAAGACTTCATATAAACCAGAATTAGCGCCGATAACGGATGCAAGACAGGCGTTGTCTATGCTGCATCAAATGGCGGATAAATACGACGTAAACCCAGATAAAATTGGTGTGATGGGTTTTTCGGCAGGTAGCCATTTGGCGACTGTAGCTAGCGTATGGCCTACAGAACACCAAAGCGAAAGACCGGATTTTTCCGCACTAATTTACGGTGTAAGCAGGTTGACAAAGGAAAACCAGGATTGGTTAGAAAAGGCGCTTTATTTTAGGCCTATGACGCCACAAGAAGTTAAACAAAATACATTGTTAGCACAAGTTAACAAAGCGACACCTCCAGCGTTTCTAGTACATTCTTATGATGATGATGTCTGTCATGTGAAAGAATCAACTGAATATGCAGAGCAGTTGTTTACACATCAAGTACCTGTAGAAATGCACCTTTATCAGAAAGGTGGACATGGATATGG contains the following coding sequences:
- a CDS encoding alpha/beta hydrolase; translated protein: MALLDSRRLIFGVIFILSVQLPVYAADQYKLWQTGDIPHEKPHNVNEYEGVAWGTKVVYKVTDPTLTVYQAERNSGIMVLIMPGGGYSLEAIYHEGQDVALALNKQGINAAVLKYRIPNPKTSYKPELAPITDARQALSMLHQMADKYDVNPDKIGVMGFSAGSHLATVASVWPTEHQSERPDFSALIYGVSRLTKENQDWLEKALYFRPMTPQEVKQNTLLAQVNKATPPAFLVHSYDDDVCHVKESTEYAEQLFTHQVPVEMHLYQKGGHGYGLGRKEDGTDTWLALFSTWVKNL